A genomic stretch from Engraulis encrasicolus isolate BLACKSEA-1 chromosome 12, IST_EnEncr_1.0, whole genome shotgun sequence includes:
- the LOC134459640 gene encoding uncharacterized protein LOC134459640: protein MPDNRKVSGSTCIRPGQRVQLTHSYGCGRWVWKFFKGPEHTDLTTLPPKQDIVWPPGVASDQNCNTQICCNEGSTHPPSKSLVGYTPHPKELQNSTAWYQLKNFPHTNVGAMYILYQIKNDGKDPKKCYRTKDLEPAAYRCMHMAPHNLTHIFYNDITYNLSLPLTDESRPKTFVWTTRKEGVYCVGNCLHSNNSYTTPSNCTYEPKKCFNLTTCGYKRPTQCPTLHPTPTHGLIKGSVNKTLLHNVNLVMAHISYNISNILTAYTTHCNMNGDTYTWLQSRIEDLVTDYGTRLAAQVNSMRSKRDLLSQISGLFGTVNSAVNSYRIGGQSQYTSWLASQVATGFQHLTNSNERIIKAVRSEAQALLATSLALFNQTHKLERDVACRSFAQDLFTAARQEILDLRLHKVPKHALQDLIEILDLHRWFESEKMKDVQYSELLTTLMMYTGKECPGCIGFFATFPLIHPDQVFPNSTTIHSIGVVANNQVLTWDHLAGYMTIGKTETLFTTRNCCHETAKYVICTCNTLQPSAFNDSKLINVRSLHGYSDAVQVSSTQWCVISEMNSFSYGGLTCPANHSFCLEVTEDFSMGPLSILGRTPLDSDLSPWWEDNFYEEGTQALADTMTLVQQLIQQVDYHLNQAQVQANLAKKTAELLTSSTTHAAEAAYTWWDWIFRGCVLASALILLFTLFQCCYFKHLIRSLKRESEAALTASKYLTPVLRR, encoded by the coding sequence ATGCCGGACAATCGGAAAGTGTCGGGCTCGACATGTATCCGACCCGGCCAACGAGTTCAACTCACTCATAGCTATGGATGCGGGAGATGGGTTTGGAAATTCTTCAAGGGGCCAGAACACACTGATCTTACTACACTACCACCTAAGCAAGACATAGTCTGGCCCCCCGGCGTAGCGTCGGATCAAAATTGCAACACCCAAATATGCTGTAATGAAGGTTCCACCCATCCTCCCTCTAAATCCCTTGTAGGATATACACCACACCCTAAGGAATTACAGAATAGCACCGCGTGGTACCAGTTGAAAAACTTCCCACACACTAATGTCGGTGCTATGTATATACTCTATCAGATAAAGAATGATGGAAAAGATCCAAAGAAGTGCTACCGCACGAAGGATCTCGAACCAGCCGCATACAGGTGCATGCACATGGCACCCCATAATCTCACACATATATTCTATAATGACATTACGTATAACCTGTCTCTTCCCCTCACAGatgaaagccgacctaaaacttTTGTGTGGACCACACGAAAGGAAGGAGTGTACTGCGTAGGCAACTGCCTACACAGTAACAATTCATACACCACACCTTCTAATTGCACATACGAACCAAAGAAGTGTTTTAACTTGACGACCTGTGGTTATAAACGACCAACACAGTGTCCCACACTTCATCCAACACCCACACATGGACTGATTAAGGGTAGCGTGAACAAAACCTTGTTGCATAATGTCAATTTAGTCATGGCACATATTTCATACAACATCTCCAACATACTGACTGCTTATACTACACATTGTAACATGAatggagacacatacacatggctaCAGTCACGTATCGAAGACCTGGTTACTGACTATGGAACTAGACTCGCGGCTCAAGTAAATTCTATGCGCAGCAAAAGAGATTTACTCTCACAAATATCTGGCCTCTTTGGTACAGTCAATTCGGCAGTGAACTCGTACAGAATTGGCGGACAGTCGCAGTACACAAGTTGGCTGGCAAGCCAGGTGGCCACTGGATTCCAGCACCTCACCAACTCCAATGAACGAATTATTAAGGCTGTACGGTCAGAAGCGCAGGCGCTACTGGCCACCAGCCTAGCGTTattcaatcaaacacacaaactcgAGCGTGACGTAGCCTGCAGATCATTTGCACAAGATTTATTCACAGCTGCCCGCCAAGAGATTTTAGATTTGCGCCTGCACAAAGTGCCCAAGCATGCGCTACAAGATCTAATAGAGATCTTGGATTTACATAGGTGGTTTGAATCCGAAAAAATGAAAGATGTACAATATTCTGAATTGTTGACCACTTTGATGATGTACACGGGCAAAGAATGCCCTGGTTGTATTGGATTCTTTGCCACCTTCCCGCTCATACATCCTGATCAAGTTTTTCCAAATTCCACTACCATACATTCTATTGGGGTGGTGGCAAACAATCAGGTGTTAACGTGGGACCACCTAGCTGGGTACATGACCATTGGTAAAACCGAGACACTGTTCACCACCCGAAACTGTTGCCATGAGACTGCCAAATATGTCATTTGTACTTGTAATACTCTCCAGCCATCTGCTTTCAATGATTCCAAGTTAATCAATGTTAGGTCTCTTCATGGATATTCGGACGCCGTCCAGGTGTCCAGCACACAATGGTGTGTCATCAGTGAAATGAACTCATTCTCCTACGGCGGGCTGACGTGCCCCGCCAACCACAGCTTCTGTCTAGAGGTGACAGAAGATTTCTCTATGGGGCCCCTCAGCATTCTAGGGAGAACCCCACTGGACTCTGACCTCTCTCCTTGGTGGGAGGACAACTTCTACGAGGAGGGAACTCAGGCGCTGGCGGACACCATGACCCTGGTACAACAGCTCATACAGCAGGTGGATTACCACCTCAACCAGGCCCAGGTACAAGCAAACCTGGCCAAGAAGACTGCAGAGCTCCTCACCAGTTCCACCACCCATGCCGCGGAGGCGGCGTACACCTGGTGGGATTGGATCTTCAGGGGTTGTGTACTCGCCAgcgccctcatcctcctcttcacgcTGTTCCAGTGCTGCTACTTCAAACACCTCATCCGCTCCTTGAAAAGGGAGTCTGAGGCAGCACTGACGGCCAGCAAATACCTCACGCCCGTTCTTCGTCGATGA